A DNA window from Burkholderia sp. HI2500 contains the following coding sequences:
- a CDS encoding glutathione binding-like protein, whose amino-acid sequence MSDLSAFPITQKWPAQHPDRLQLYSLPTPNGVKVSIMLEETGLPYEPHLVRFDTNDQLSPAFLSLNPNNKIPAIIDPNGPDGKPLPLFESGAILIYLADKTGQLIPKDLAGRYETIQWVMFQMGGIGPMFGQVGFFHKFAGRDFEDKRPRDRYVDESKRLLGVLDAHLANRQWVMGDTYTIADIAIFPWVRNLVGFYEAGDLVGFSEFRNVKRVLDAFVARPAVERGLNIPARG is encoded by the coding sequence ATGTCCGACCTGTCCGCCTTCCCGATCACGCAAAAGTGGCCGGCCCAGCATCCCGACCGTCTCCAGCTCTACTCGCTGCCGACGCCGAACGGCGTCAAGGTGTCGATCATGCTCGAGGAAACCGGCCTGCCGTACGAGCCGCACCTCGTGCGCTTCGACACGAACGACCAGCTGTCGCCCGCGTTCCTGTCGCTGAACCCGAACAACAAGATCCCGGCGATCATCGATCCGAACGGCCCGGACGGCAAGCCGCTGCCGCTGTTCGAATCGGGCGCGATCCTGATCTATCTCGCGGACAAGACGGGCCAGTTGATCCCGAAGGATCTCGCGGGCCGCTACGAGACGATCCAGTGGGTGATGTTCCAGATGGGCGGCATCGGGCCGATGTTCGGCCAGGTCGGGTTCTTCCACAAGTTCGCCGGCCGCGACTTCGAGGACAAGCGTCCGCGCGACCGCTACGTCGATGAGTCCAAGCGCCTGCTCGGCGTGCTCGACGCGCATCTCGCGAATCGCCAGTGGGTGATGGGCGATACCTACACGATCGCCGACATCGCGATCTTCCCGTGGGTGCGGAACCTCGTTGGCTTCTACGAAGCGGGTGATCTCGTGGGCTTCAGCGAATTCCGGAACGTCAAGCGGGTGCTCGACGCGTTCGTTGCGCGTCCGGCTGTCGAGCGTGGGCTGAATATTCCGGCACGGGGCTAA
- a CDS encoding porin, with protein sequence MKTKLAALAALAGCSALAHAQSSVTLYGVIDSGLLYQSTSAASFSPTAPNTGKVFRMKDGGIYSSFWGIKGSEDIGGGYKVNFKLQGSFDSGSGKLQLSDTPGAVAIFNQVASLGVSGPFGTFTAGRQIVPMIYAMADTDVRNAQFFGSVLIAWLGLNTAAGWSGTSTNAAIGALYDSNALVYQSPTFAGASIALEYAPGGVAGQFQGGTRESVVLRYANDGLNASAAYYNGHDTSPVPGVAPTGVDNNRFIYVGAKYTIHGFSVSASYGNGRNPSHADKVNLDMLSAGIGYRFTPALQVTSAVYYLKDRNVSTNKSTAVVLAADYSLSKRTMVYAQVGHVNNRGTMDQMLVYGQPVAPGVGTTAAMIGLRHTF encoded by the coding sequence ATGAAGACGAAACTGGCCGCGCTCGCGGCGCTTGCCGGCTGTTCGGCGCTCGCGCATGCCCAATCCTCCGTCACGCTCTACGGCGTGATCGACTCGGGCCTGCTGTACCAGAGCACGTCGGCGGCGTCGTTCAGCCCGACCGCGCCGAATACCGGCAAGGTGTTTCGCATGAAGGACGGCGGCATCTACTCGAGCTTCTGGGGCATCAAGGGCAGCGAGGACATCGGCGGCGGCTACAAGGTCAACTTCAAGCTGCAGGGCTCGTTCGACAGCGGCAGCGGCAAGCTGCAGTTGAGCGACACGCCGGGCGCCGTCGCGATCTTCAACCAGGTCGCGTCGCTCGGCGTGTCGGGCCCGTTCGGCACGTTCACGGCCGGCCGCCAGATCGTGCCGATGATCTACGCGATGGCCGACACCGACGTGCGCAACGCGCAGTTCTTCGGCAGCGTGCTGATCGCGTGGCTCGGCCTGAACACGGCAGCCGGCTGGTCGGGGACGAGCACCAACGCAGCGATCGGCGCGCTGTACGACAGCAATGCGCTCGTCTACCAGTCGCCGACCTTCGCGGGTGCGTCGATCGCGCTCGAATACGCGCCGGGTGGCGTGGCCGGGCAGTTCCAGGGCGGCACGCGCGAGTCGGTCGTGCTCAGGTATGCGAACGACGGGCTGAACGCTTCGGCCGCCTACTACAACGGCCACGACACGAGCCCGGTGCCGGGCGTCGCGCCGACCGGCGTCGACAACAACCGTTTCATCTACGTCGGCGCGAAGTACACGATCCACGGTTTCTCGGTGTCGGCGTCGTACGGCAACGGCAGGAATCCGTCGCATGCGGACAAGGTGAACCTCGACATGCTGTCGGCCGGCATCGGCTATCGCTTCACGCCCGCGCTGCAGGTGACGTCCGCGGTGTATTACCTGAAGGATCGCAACGTCTCGACGAACAAGTCGACGGCGGTCGTGCTCGCGGCCGACTACAGCCTGTCGAAGCGGACGATGGTCTATGCGCAGGTCGGCCACGTGAACAACCGCGGCACGATGGACCAGATGCTCGTGTACGGGCAGCCGGTTGCGCCGGGCGTCGGCACGACGGCCGCGATGATCGGGCTGCGGCACACCTTCTGA